The following proteins are co-located in the Ignavibacteriales bacterium genome:
- a CDS encoding tyrosine-type recombinase/integrase: MSTYQRTQSGAALYYRTLKAAFSKAVVWNLLQENPFKKIKAPKVNKSVPQFITEEQLNLILDKTDRQFLKDIFTTAFFTGMRLGELLNMRSSWIDFTHNIIITKNSTTFTTKSKKERIIPIHPKVLSILLKLNKTHQLLKILFSVTIKILNSMKIL, translated from the coding sequence ATGTCCACCTACCAAAGAACCCAATCAGGCGCAGCCCTTTATTACCGCACTCTCAAAGCTGCTTTCTCAAAAGCTGTTGTTTGGAATCTCCTGCAGGAAAATCCATTCAAGAAAATCAAAGCACCTAAAGTAAATAAATCAGTTCCGCAGTTTATCACAGAAGAACAACTCAATTTAATCCTTGATAAAACAGATCGTCAATTTCTAAAGGATATTTTCACAACCGCTTTCTTTACCGGTATGCGGCTTGGCGAGCTTCTCAATATGCGTTCAAGTTGGATTGACTTCACTCATAATATTATCATAACCAAAAACTCAACCACCTTCACAACCAAAAGCAAAAAAGAAAGAATTATTCCCATTCACCCAAAAGTTTTATCAATACTACTAAAGCTAAACAAAACTCATCAATTGCTGAAGATTTTATTTTCAGTCACAATCAAAATATTAAATTCAATGAAGATTTTGTAA
- a CDS encoding tyrosine-type recombinase/integrase — protein sequence MNTTKAKQNSSIAEDFIFSHNQNIKFNEDFVSKQFKKAVRAAKLNDQIHLHTLRHSFASNLVQKGFSLCSKRITRSRRY from the coding sequence ATCAATACTACTAAAGCTAAACAAAACTCATCAATTGCTGAAGATTTTATTTTCAGTCACAATCAAAATATTAAATTCAATGAAGATTTTGTAAGCAAGCAATTTAAAAAAGCCGTTCGCGCCGCGAAGCTAAACGATCAAATTCACCTCCACACCTTGCGCCATAGCTTTGCAAGTAACTTAGTTCAAAAGGGCTTCTCTTTATGTAGTAAAAGAATTACTCGGTCACGAAGATATTAA